A genomic window from Maridesulfovibrio sp. includes:
- the pilM gene encoding type IV pilus biogenesis protein PilM encodes MKTLAALFSLLGVLALMTPQMLLHPRSDEAVARAIALNFCLYRNAVNHYVIKHPTTANGILVPKSLLDLPSGWKSLRAWTNRPDGGTLYVWGPVNENEAGTIMDMFNDSYAVGIKRNGSLVTDHGIGIALPDYIPSGSIVSVITP; translated from the coding sequence ATGAAGACTCTCGCCGCCCTCTTCTCACTGCTTGGCGTGTTGGCATTAATGACACCGCAAATGCTGCTTCATCCTCGATCTGATGAAGCAGTTGCGAGGGCGATTGCCCTTAATTTCTGCCTCTACCGCAATGCCGTAAACCACTACGTCATTAAGCACCCCACGACTGCAAATGGAATTCTCGTTCCTAAGTCACTCCTTGACCTGCCGTCCGGTTGGAAGTCCCTGCGTGCATGGACCAACCGACCGGATGGCGGGACTTTATACGTCTGGGGACCGGTCAATGAAAATGAAGCAGGTACAATCATGGATATGTTCAATGATTCATACGCCGTAGGAATTAAACGAAATGGCTCACTAGTCACTGACCATGGAATAGGCATAGCCCTGCCTGATTACATTCCTAGCGGCAGCATCGTCAGCGTAATTACTCCGTAG